The window ATTTCTTTCAGATCGTACTTAAGGGCCACGGCGTAGTGCACCGGGTTCGTGATGACTACGTCAGCCTTGGGCACTTCTGCCATCATGCGCTTTTGGGCCATAGCCCGCTGAATCTGGCGAATCTTGCTCTTAACCCAGGGATCACCTTCTGTCTGTTTGAGCTCTTCTTTTAGTTCTTGTTTGGTCATCTTAAGCTGGCGCCCTGTCTCCCAGCGCTGGAAGAGGAAATCAAGCAACGCAAGCACTGCTAGGGCCAAAAGAGTCTTAAAACAAAGGGCTCTGGCAAGCAGATAAATTGTGCGTCCGATCTCTTCTGGCTCACAAGTAGCAAGGTTTAACACCAGGTCTTTTTCAGAATTAATAACCAGATACGCCACCACACTAATGAGCACCAGCTTGGCCACAGACTTTAAAAACTCAACCAGAGAAGGCAGTGAAAAAAGTCTTTTAAAACCCTTGATAGGGTCGATTCTTTCTGCTTTCGGAGAAAGGGCCTCCCAGGCCGCGACCCCTCCCACCTGTAGATAAAGGGACAAAAACGCTAGGGGCAAAAGAATGACCAAAAGTGGCAAAAGCACTTTGGCACCAAGTTTTATAGCAAGCAGTAAAACGCCGTAAGCGGAGTTTTCGTCAAGATCTCCCCGCGGGAAATACAAAAACTCACGATATATCACCAAAAACTGGCTAACCATATAGCTTCCAGCCATCACAAAAGAAAGGATCCCCCCAGAAAGCACTGCCACCGCCGCCACTTCGCGGCTTTTAGCTACCTGACCACGGCGTCTTGCTTCTTCTCGTCGCCTAGGAGTAGGCTCTTCTGTTTTTTCTTGAAGGCTCTCATCAGGCACAGCCTATCCCCCAAAAGCCTTGATAAACCGTGGCAAAATATTGGCCGCCTCCCGGTAAGACGGCTCAAGCACCATGCCGAAAATTTGAAGAGTCAAACCGAAAAAGAAAAGCCCCACCGCTATGGTAAGTGGAAAACTCACTATCATAATGTTTATTTGCGGCACAAAACGCGAAACAATTCCCATGGCTATCTGAATCAAAAGAAGAATAGCCAGAGCCGGAGCAAGGACTTTTACTCCCAGGATGAAAATCTTTTTCCCTTGAAGCGTAAGGAAGAGAAAGACTTTTGCCGGCGTTTTGATCTCTCCTGGCGGAAGGACTTTTAAGCTCTCTCCCAGGGCCAATAAAAAGTAATGATGCATATCAGTGAGCAAAAAGAGCAGAAGTGCTACCAGATAGGCAAATTGAGCAAGCACTGGCGCCTGAACACCAGTGGCAGGGTCAAGCACGTTAGCCACGCCAAATCCCATCTGAAAACCAAGAAGCTGGCCGGCAAACTGAACCCCTGCAAAAATAAGACGCACCAAAAAGGCAAAACATATCCCAAGCGCCGCTTCGTTTAGGGCCAAAAGCCCGTATTCCCAGATTGATCCCGGAAAGATAACGTGGCCCTTCCAGTAAGGAGTAAGCACTAAAGAGAGCACCAAAACAAAGGCCGCTTTAACCTGAAGAGGAATCATGCGGCTGCCAAAAACAGGCATGAAAGCCACCAAAAAGCCCACCCTCACCAGAATGAGGGAAAAGGCCACACTATAACGCAATAGCTCTAGGTAAAATTCCGTGTTGTTCATCTAATGTATCCCGGAATCCCTGTGATTATTTGGGCCGTGAAAGTAAGCATCTTGTGCATAATCCAGGGAAACGCAAAAAGCAGAGCTAAAAGCACCGCTACGATCTTGGGCACAAAGGTAAGGGTCATTTCCTGGATCTGGGTTACCGCCTGAAAAATGCTGATAATGAGGCCTACGACCAGCCCGGCAAGGAGCATAGGCGCTGAGATAAGAAGCGTCAGCTCTATCGCCTGTCTTGCAAGTCCTAAGACCATATTCTCTGTCATTTTTTCCTCCTACCCAAAACTCCGAACCAAAGACCCCACCAGGAGATGCCAGCCGTCAACCAAGACGAAGAGCAAAACCTTAATGGGAAGTGAAATCATAATAGGGGGTAGCATCATCATTCCCATAGACAGGAGAACGCTTGCCACCACCATGTCGATAATCAAAAAGGGTATGTAAAGGAGAAAGCCGATCTCAAAGGCCGTGCGCAACTCACTTATCATGAAAGCCGGAATCAGCGTGAGGGTGCTTACGTCTTCTTTGTTTTCAGGACGCGGCTCACCAGAGAGTTTTATCATAAGGGCCAAATCTTTTTCGCGGGTGTTTTTGAACATGAACTCCCGAAAGGGTGAAAGCGCATCTTTGAAGAACTCTTCATCGCTTAGCTCTCCAGCAAGATAGGGGGAAACCGCCTGGTTATAGACCTTATGAAAAACTGGGCTCATAATGTAAAAGGTAAGAAAAAGTGCCAAGGCAATGAGCACCTGGTTAGGTGGTGTCTGCTGGGTTCCAAGGGCGTGGCGCAGCAGGGAGAAAACTATCACCAGCCTGGTAAAAGAAGTAAGCATGAGTAAAAGGGCCGGAGCAACCGAAAGAATGGTTAACAAAAGAAGGATCTGAAGCACGGTGGCCATTTGCTCAGGCCCTTTGGCCTGCTCAAGCCCAAAGCGCACCGTGGGAAGTGTTACGGCGAACACCAAGCCTGGAGCAAAAATGTTTAGCAAGAAAGAAATACTAACTATTTTTTTCATTTTTGCTCCACCTATGAATAAGCCTTGGGCCACCCTCCCCTAGCCCAAGAAGCATCTTTTCGCCAAAGACTTCTATCAAGGCCAGCTGTGCCTTGTGAGTCAACGCCCGGTAGGCAATGACTTTTATCTCCTCTGAAGAGTTACCCCGGGAAACCTTAAGCCTGCGCACTCCCCAAAGGCAGGCCACCAGCACTGCGCAGAGCAGAAAAACCATCCCCAGCACTTGAAAATAAGCGCCTAGTTCTGTCATGATCCCAACTGCCTCACGCGTTCTTGCGGTGAAATAATCTCAGTGAGACGCACGGCAAAGCGGTCGTTTACCACCACCACCTCGCCTCGTGCCATAAGGCGTTTGTTTACGTAAATTTCAGCAGGCTCTCCTGCAAGTTTGTTAAGCTCGATGATGGAACCCTGAGAGAGTTTCAACAAATCGTTGATAATCATTTTGGTGCGGCCAATTTCAACAGAAATCTCAAGGGGGATATCGAGGATAAAGTCAAGGCTTGGGTGCCCCTCAGTTCCATTTCCTCCTGGGCGAAACTCTTCAAACTGAGGCTCTGAGGCCTGAGGGGGCTCTTTCTTAGATTCCTCCTGAGGGGCTTCAGGCTGGGCAGATTCTTGCTGTTTGGCCTCCTGTAAGGCTTCCTCCCACTGAGCCAGGAGATCCGCCTCGGCATCTCCTACGTCAACTTCTGAAGAAGCATCAGCTTCTTTGGCGGCGTCTTCTTTAGGCTCTTCTTTGGGAGCGTCTTCCTGGTTTAAAAGGGCATCAATGTCATCTTGCCTGAGTTCATCAGACATAAGCTACTCCTCTTTGATAAAATCAATAACGCGCAAGGCTTTACGGCCCCGGTAAACACCAAGCTCTGCCAGCATCTTTCTGATGCCTTCGATATAAACTGGAAGGGGTTCATCAATCTTGGCATCAAGCTCGATGATGTCGCCCTCGGAGAGATCAAGTAGTTCGCGCCCAGAGACCTCGGCTCCACCCAAAGGCACTAGCAGTTCCACCGCCACCGAACGGATGATCTCTTCGAGCTGCTGGCGCCAGTAGGGATCTGCGTCTTCGTCGCTCTGAAAAGGCGAGTAAAGCTTGGCTTTAACAGGCTGAAGCGTACCAAGACCATAGCAAATAAGGACTTCGCCTTTTAAGTCTTCAAGCTCAAGGTTAAAGGTGCACACCACCACGGTTTCATCAGGCTGCATCACCCTGGCAAACTGGGGGTTAATTTCGCTGCGCACGTATTGGGGTTTTACCGGGTGGATGCCGCGCCAGGCCTTTTCCAGCTCCTGAAGAGCAGCCTCCACCACACGCTTGATAAGCCTCTGTTCAATAATGGTGAACTCGCGGCCTTCTACGCGGGTCATCCGACGGCCGCTTCCCCCAAGGAATCTTTCCACAAAGGCAAAAACCAGACGGCTTTCAAAATTAAAAAGGCATTGCCCCCTAAGCGGCTCAAGCTTAAAAAGATGAAGGGAAGCAGGCACGGGAATGCGGTTCAAAAAATCCTTAAAACGCTCTAACTTGATAGGAAGGGCTACGATATCAACCACCTCACGTAAAAGAGAAGAAAGGGTGCTGCGAAAGCCTCTGGCAAAATAATCGTTTACCACCTCAAGCCCTGGCATCTTGAGCCGGGCTGAGACGGTATAGTTTCTGAAATCAAAGGGACGAACGTCCTCCTCGCTATAAGCAGGCTCCTCAGGGGTGGTATCCACCGCCCCTTCGTCAATCCCGCTTAAAAGGGCATCGATTTCGTCCTGTGAGAGGATCTCACTCATTACTGCACCACAAACTGTGTGAAATAAATGTTTTTTACGGTATTAGGCCCAAGGAGATCATTAAGCTTACGTATGAGCTCAAGACGCAGCTCAAGTTTTCCTTCAGGAGAAAGGACTTCTTCTACGGTTTTGCTAGAAAGAACCATAATAATGGCGTCGTTTATTTGAGGGATACGATCGTTTGCCAGCTGATAGGCCTTGTCATTGCGAAACTCAAGGGTGATTTTCGCGCGCAAATAGCGGTGCCCCGTAGGATCTGCAAGATTCACTACAAAAGGATCAAGTTGTAGAAAGGGGCCAACTTCTGGCTCTGGTGGTTCGGGGGCCGGTTGCTCTTCGGGAGGGGGGCTGCTTTTGGCAAAAAGCAAAAAATAAGCACCGGCCCCACCACCGGCGAGAAGTAAGACACCCAGAATAATAAAAATTAAAAACTTCTTGCCGCCCTTTTTCTCTTCGCCTTCTTTGGCCTTTTTGTCTTTTTCTGCCATGAGAACCTCCTCGCAAAAAAAACTTTGCAAAGCAAGTGCCAAAAAAAGAAAAGACCGGAAACCTAAGATGTACAAAGGTTTTAGGACAAGAGAAATAAGAAAACAGCCAGAACTAGCGTCAATCTATTGACAAAGCGCCTTCAAGGGAAAGTAGCTTCTTTTTGACTTGAAGGCCGGCACTAAAGCCCCCAAGGCCTTTTTCACTGACAATGCGATGGCATGGGAAAAAAATAGGAAGGGGATTGCGGGCAAGTGCTCCCCCCACCGCCCGGCAGGCTTTTGGTTTCCCTATTTTTTGGGCAAGCCAGGAATAAGTGCGCACCTCGCCGTAAGGGATTTCTAAAAGCGTTTGCCAAACCTCTTTTTCAAACTTAGTTCCCAAAAGAAAAACCGGATACCGGGGCTTTTTATGCTTGCCTTCTAGGTAAAGGGAAAGTTCCACATTAAGGCCCTCGGTAAAGCCCTCAGGCGGGGTGTCAAAATCCTCAACAGGGCAAATTTTTCTCAGACGTTTTAGAAAATGAAGGCCAGGTTTCCCCCCAAAACAAAGATGCCAAAGCCTTCCTTTTTCGTCCCAAATAGCGGTAAAAGAGAACTCAGCAAGCTCAAAAGTCTTGCTGAAAAAATGCATCATTCCTCAAAAGGAAGGTCAAAAGTTTCAGCCAAAGATTTGACATGATGGCGCTCACCACGTTTAAGCCAAAGAGGGACCGGGGCAAGGACTAGGTGTTCAAAAATCCGACGCCTTTCTTCTTCGCTAAGATCCCGGGCAAGGATTTCCTCACGCCATTTGGCCATGAGCTCAAGGTATTCTTCGTATTCCGGGCCAAATTCCTGTTCTAATTGTTCCCGTAAGCGGCGTGCCAGCGCAGGACTTGCCCCAGAGGTGGAAATAGCAAGCTGGAGCCTTCCTCTTTTAACCAAAGAAGGCACTATAAAAGAGCAAAGCCTGGGCTTATCAACTACGTTGCAAAAGATCCCGAGCTCTTCTGCTTCGGAAAACACTTCTTCCTGGACCTTGGGATCGTCAGTGGCAGCATATACCAGCACAGCCCCTTTGAGGTCACCTTTCTGGTAAGGGCGTTTAAGAAGCTCAACCCGGCCCTCTTCAGCCATCTTGGCTATTTCGTCTATTACATGGGGGGCAATAACACGCACCCGGGCACCAGCCTCAAGAAGGCTTTTTATTTTGCGACAAGCTACCTTTCCGCCTCCAACCACCACACAAGTTTTTTGCTCAATCTTAAGAAAGATGGGATAATATTTGGCCATGAGAAAAATTACCTCCGTAAAAGATTTGGCAAAATTTATCGACTTAACTTTACTATCACCCACGGCAACTGCCAGTGATATAAAGAAACTTTGTGAAGGCGCAAGGCGCTACGAAGTAGCAGCCATTTGTGTAGCGCCAACTTTTGTCCCCCTGGCCAAGGAACTTTTAAAAGACTCTCCGGTAAAAATCTGCACGGTGGTAGGTTTCCCCTTGGGTTTTCAAATTACCTCGGTAAAGGCTTACGAAGCAAGGGAGATGGCAGCTCTTGGAGCCCAAGAAATCGATTTTGTTATCAACTTGCGCTGGGTCAAAGAAAAACGCTTTGAATTTATAAGTGGTGAAGCCCAGGAGTTACGAAGCGCCCTTCCTGAAACAGTGCTCAAGGCCATCATCGAATGCGGTTATCTTGATCAAGATGAAATGGCCATACTGGTGGACACTTTGGCAGAAGCAGGCATTGACTATGTCAAAACTTCCACAGGTTTTGGCTCCAGAGGGGCCACCCTAGAAGATGTAAAGTTTTTACATGAAAGGGCCTACGGCCGCATAAAAGTAAAAGCTGCAGGTGGCATCCGGACTCTTAAGCAAGCCCTGGCCTTGATTGAAGCAGGTGCCGAACGCCTTGGCACCAGTGCAGGCCTTGAAATCCTTAGCGAATTTGAAGGCCAAAAAAGCAATACCTTGCCAGAAGTTGAAGTTTACGTGGACGGCGCCTGCCTGGGAAACCCAGGGCCAGGCGGGTTTGCTGCTATCTTAAAGTGCCAAGGCCAAGAAAAAATCGTCACGGGAAGTGAACCCCACACCACTAACAACCGCATGGAACTTTTGGCAGCGATAAAAGCCTTAGAAAGTCTTAAAAAACCTTGCAAAGTGGTTATTTATACCGACTCTCGCTATGTTAAAGACGGCATCACCAAGTGGCTTCCCCGTTGGGTCAAGAACAACTTCCGCACCAGTGCCGGAAAACCTGTGAAGAACCAGGATCTCTGGAAACACCTGGCCGAACTTACTACCCAACATCAGGTTGAATGGCGCTGGGTGGAAGGCCATGCCGGGCACCCTGAAAACGAACGCTGTGACCGTCTGGCCCGCGAAGCTGCTAAAAAGGAGCAAAAATCGTGAAAAAAATCCTAGTTGCCATCACCGGTGCAAGTGGAAGCCCTTATGCCATAGCTTTCTTAGAACTTTTGCAGCAAAAAGGCATTCCTTGCGACATCATCATCTCCAAGGCAGGGGAAAAAGTATTGCCTCTAGAGACCGGTTTATCAGTGAAAGACCTTTCGCGTTTTGCGGATAAAATCTTTTTTGAAAAAGAAATTGCTGCTCCCCCTGCAAGTGGTTCGGCTAACTATCAGGCCATGGTGATTATCCCCTGCACCATGGGCACTTTGGCGGCCATAGCCCAGGGGTTTGCCAAAAACCTCATCGCCAGGGCAGCAGACGTAATGCTAAAAGAAAGGCGCCCTCTTGTCCTGGTGGTACGGGAGACCCCTTTTAACCAGATTCATCTCAAAAACATGCTTGCTGTAAGTGAAGCAGGTGCTATCATCTATCCGGCCATGCCGGCTTTTTACCATCGGCCCAAAACCCTTGAAGAAATGATAGCATTTTTTGCAAATCGCCTGTTAGAATTCCTGGGCTTTGAAGTGGAAAATCTTAAGCGCTGGCGGGGGATAAATTAAATGTGGCGCAAGATTCGTATTCTCCTTGACATGATCAAATTTGAACACACGATTTTTGCCTTACCCTTTGCCTTTACCGGTGCTTTTTTAGCAGCTAAGGGAGTGCCTTCTGCAGAAAAATGCCTGCTTATTCTGGGAGCCATGGTTGGTGCACGCACCGCAGCTATGACGTTTAACCGCATTGTGGACCTACCCTTTGATGCGGCAAATCCCCGCACCAAGGAACGTCCGCTTGTTACCGGAGCTGTTAAAAAAACCGAAGCCTGGTGTTTCTTTCTTATTTCCTTGGGGATTTTCTTTGCTTGTGCGGCAGCACTGAATCCTCTGACCTTTAAGCTCTCTCCCATAGCCATGGTTATAGTGCTTGCCTATTCTTACACCAAGCGTTTTACCTGGCTCTGCCACGTGTTTTTAGGGCTTGCCATCGGGCTTGCCCCGCTGGCAGGCTGGATTGCTGTAAAACCGAGTTTTGATACCGTTCCTCTGGTATTAAGCTTGGCGGTCCTTTTCTGGGTAGCGGGTTTTGATATCCTTTACGCTTGCCTAGATGAAGAGTTTGACCGCAAGATTGGGCTTAAATCCATCCCTGCTAAGTTTGGTAAAAGAAAAGCCTTTTTATTTTCTGCGGTTTTCCATGCTATAGCCTTTGGACTTTTTGTGTTGGTGGGCTTTTTAGCCCATCTTTCCTGGATATATTTTGCTGGGCTTTTAATTACCCTTGGCCTATTTATCGCCCAGCGGGTGGTTATCAGTCCAGATGATTTAAGTCGTCTAAATCTTTCATTTTTCACCTTTAACGGTGCGATAAGTATGGTATTATTTATAGCTGTTGTGCTCGATTTGCTCTTTTAAACTCAAAACTTTTACAATTTTTTTAAAAAGATGCCGCACAGGTACTGTGCGGTTTTTTTATTATTAAGTTCTAATTAACAATCATGGGTGGAGGATGCTTATGGAACGTATCCCTATGACTCGTCAAGGCTATGAAGAATTGCGCGAAGAATTGCGCCGCTTGCAAACTCAAGAAAGGCAAAAAGTCATCAAGGCCATAGAAGAAGCCCGTGCTCACGGAGACCTTTCAGAAAACGCCGAGTACCATGCCGCCAAAGAAAAACAGGCCCATATTGAAGGGCGTATTCAAGAGCTTTCTGACCGCCTGGCCCGTGCAGAAGTAGTAGACATTCCCAAAAGCCCTCCTAGCCGGGTTCAGTTTGGTGTAAAAGTTACCCTTCTTAACCTTGATACCGACGAAGAAGTTACCTATCAGCTGGTTGGGCCCTATGAATCAGACGTAGAAAACGGAAAAATTTCCGTTACTTCTCCTTTGGGAAGAGCCCTCATTGGAAAAGAAGAAGGTGACGAGGTAGAAGTTCAAACCCCTAAAGGCCTGCGCGTTTACGAAGTAGTTAAAATAGAGGTATAAAGTGCTTGATGAGCTTGATAAAAAGCTCCTGGAAATCATCCAGGATGATTTCCCTTTAGTGTCAGAGCCATTTCGCGAAATAGGGGCAAGGGTGGGAATTTCTCAAGAAGAAACCCTTGCCCGTCTTAAAAAACTGAAAGAACAAGGGATCTTGCGCCATTTTGGTGCAAGCATTGACTCCCTAAGGCTTGGTTTCGTAACCACTCTTTGCGCGGTGAAAGCCCCTCAAGAAGAACGCGAAGCCATAGCCCAAAAAATAGCTGCCCATCCAGAAGTAACCCATTGTTATCTCAGAAAACACCCTTATAACATCTGGTTTACTTTGGTAGCCAAAGATTGGGAGGCCATTGAACGCATTTTAAAAGAAATCGCCAGAGAAACTGGGCTAATCCCCCGGCACTTCCCTGCTGAAAAAATGTTCAAATTAAAAGCCGTTTTCAAGGTAAGTTGAGACCTAAGATCCCGTTTTTGCCAAGGTCTTGTTAAGTTTTTATGGTCTTGCGTCTTTTAAAGTACACGTAAACCGCCACTATCAGCAGGGCAAAAAACATTAGGAAAATAGAACTACGATGAAGCCATTCTTTAAGAAGTTCTTCTTTAGCTCCGAGAAGGTAGCCTGCAGCAGCTAGCACACATACCCATATTCCTGCTCCAAGGCCTGTGTAAAAAGAAAAAAGAGGAAGATTCATGCGCCCAAGCCCTGCAGGAAGACTTATGTATTGGCGCACCCCTGGAATTAGTCTGCCTACGAAGGTGCTTACGTGCCCGTGTTCTGCAAAAAAGCGTTCCATCTTTGGGAGGAGATCAGGAGGCAAGAAGAAAAACTTACCGTAGCGCAGAATAAGGCGCTCAAGGGCCGGACGCCCCAGACGCAGGGCCAGATAATAATTAAACCATGCACCTAAAAGGCTTCCGAGAATGCCAGAAGCTATAACAAGCCAAATGTTCATCTTGCCTTTTGCGGCAAGATAAGCAGCTGGGGGGATGATGACCTCGCTTGGGAAAGGAAAGAACGAGGACTCAAGGGCCATAAGAATAATTATGCCCGGGTACCCCAGCTGCTCCGTAGTACGCAAAATAAACGAAACAATGGGCTCTAGCATGTTATTTGCTGCTCCGCAGCAAGGAACTTAAGCTCAAGAAAAACCACCTAGGCCACCACAGGTGCTTCCTCCAGAAAAACCACCGCTAAAACTACCTCCAGAACCTGCTCCTACCCGGCTACTAAAAGTAGAGACAAGCTTGCTTACGTTTTTGCTACCGCAACGTTTACAGCGGGTCTGTTTTACATCTTGTTCTGTAAAACAAAGATTTTCAAAAATATGACGGCAGTCTTTACATACAAATTCATATATCGGCATACAGTTTCCTCCCTTTATTTTTTGATTCAGAGTAAAAGATAGACCATGAAGGAACAAAAACAAGACCCTAGCAAATTGGTAGTTTTTACCCTGGGGACTTCAAACCGCAGCAGAGAAGAGTTTCTGGAAATAATCAAAAAACACAACATAAAACAGGTTATTGACGTTCGGTCTTTTCCCAAGAGCAAACGTTTTCCCCATTTTGATCGCGAAAATCTTGCAAAACTTCTTACAAGTGCCGGGATTCACTATCACTGGCTAGGCAAAGAATTAGGCGGCTTTCGCAAGGGCGGCTATGAAAAATACATGGACACCAAAGAATTTGAAAAGGGCCTTAAGAGACTTCTTCAACTCATTGCTCAGGAAAAAAGCGTAATTGTATGTGCGGAAAAATTCCCCTGGAAGTGCCACAGACGCTTTATCAGCCAAAAATTAGCTTCAATGGGCGTAGAAGTAAGACACATCATCGAAAAAAACCGCCTGTGGGCACCTGGTAAATTGCTGATCAAAATTTAGCTCCCTCAGAACGTCCGCGAAACAACTTGTACGCCTACGCAGTCTTTTTCCTAGGATCTGTCCCATTTTTCGTAGAAAAAATAGGAACGGATCCAGGCATTTTGTAAAGGTCTCAAAGATTAATGTTTTCTCCTCTCCCATCCGATGATTCAGCCTAGGAGGGACACCATGGCAAAAAACACTGCCAGGAAATTAAGCGGTCAGGAAAGTGCCTGCCAAGAAGGGGTTATTGATATGCTAGCCCTGCGTGCTCCACAAAATAAGATCCTAGAAGTAAAAAAACTGCCCACCCTTCCGGAAGTTGCTTACCGCCTGTTAGATCTGCTTTCAGGCGAACCTGACATCTCAGAATTAGAAGAAGTCATAAAATATGACCAGGCCATCACTGCCAAGATCTTATCTGTGGCAAACTCAGCTTATATTAGTTCCTCAAAAGAGATAGATACCCTTGAGAGGGCCATTGTCCTTTTGGGGATCAAAGAAGTAAGTGAAATCGCCTTTAGTATTTGCGTCTTCAGCGTGTTTAAGCCCCTTAAAAACGTAAGAACCTTTGATATTAAAGAATTTTGGCTACATGCCATTGCCACTGGCATTACCGCTCGTATTATTGCGCAAGCTATTGAGGCTGAAAACGAAGATTTATTTTTCACTTTAGGGCTTCTTCATGACGTTGGCCGTCTGCTATCCCTTCATCTTTTTCCCGAACAATTCGAAGAAATTTTGAAAGAGCAAGAACAAAGCCAAAGGGAGCTGCTTTTGGTGGAGCTTGAAGCAGGGCTTGCCCATACCTGGATGGGGCGCTGGCTTTTGCAGCGCTGGGGGCTTCCAGAAAAATTCATCACCACCGCGCGTTTTCACCATAACCCTTATTACAAAGGAAAATTCCTGCTAGAACCCGCGGTGATAAAAATTGCCGATACCACTGTGCATAACCTTGGACTTGCCGAGGTCCCAGGCGGGCAAAAAGGTGACGTAACCCCGCTTTTAGCAAAAATCGGCTTAAGCCCAGGTACTTACGAAACAATCCTTGAGCATCTTGTTTTTGTGCGCGAAACAATCCAAGAAGGCTGGGCTCAGGTAATTTAGGTCTTCCCTTTAAAGGTCTTGGGTATATAATCGCTTTTCGTGTTATATACCGATGCCATTTATTTAATTCTAGCCATTTTACTTTTCTCAGGCTGGCCAGCTCAAGCTGTGCTTACGTGGCCTGAAGTCCTGGCCCTCTGGGTTTTAAAAGAGATATGCTTTATCGGTATCACCCTTTTCAAACTTAAAAAAACTTATTCCCCCATAGACTTCATCCGAACACAATCTTTACTCAAACTTTTTGCTTTTCTGTGGTTTAGCCTTGATGTAATTTTGCTTGAAATTCCCGCCTTCCTTCCCTTTCAAAAAGAGTTTTTAAAAGACCTTTCAGGCCTTATCCTCTTTTTTCACTATCTTTTCTTGATATGGTGGCTTTCAGCCCTTTATGAAAAACGCTCTGCCCTAGCCAAGCTCTCTCCGTCTTCTTATGTCATTTCACACTTCAAGCTCCTGCTACCCTTTTTGATTCCGTGGTTTCTCATAAATTTGCTTTTTTTCGTTTTAGAAAAGCACCTTCCTGTAAGTGGCATATGGGCGGAACTCTTTTATTTTGGATGTTTCGTAGGTGCCCTGGTAGTGCTTATGGCACCTCTTGCAGTAAGGGCATGGAATTGTAGGCCGCTTCCTGAAAGCAATCTGAGGCAGCTTATATCTTCCTACCTTGCCAGGGAAAAGGCCCGCCTTGGGGAAATTTATCTCTGGGAGACTTTTGACGGTCGCCTACTCACTGCAGGCGTAATAGGTGTTATCCCCAAACTTCGTTATCTTCTGATTTCCCGCGGGCTCCTTGCTGCTCTCGAAGAAGCAGAGGTCCTCTCTGTGGTGGCCCATGAAGTTGGCCATATAAAACGCCACCACATGTTCTGGTTATTGGTATTTTTCGTATTATTTAGCCTTATCATCTACTTTGTATTCATGCCGCTTTATTTATTGTTCCTTGCCTATTTTCCAAGGCCTGACCTCCTAGACGTTTTCGGCGGACAGGGGCTTCTTCTGCCAGAAGCCTTTATGACCCTTGGCCTGCTGATAAGCGTGGTCCTTTATTTTCGCTTTTTGCTGGGATTTTTCTTGCGGAACTTTGAACGGCAGGCTGATCTTTATTGCCTTGAAAGCCTGGGCACGGCTCATGGTTTGATAAAAGCCTTTAAAAAAATTGCCGCCCTTTCGGGAAACACCGAAGACCTTCCAAGCTGGCATCACTATAGCATTCGCCAGCGCATTGAATTTTTACTGGCCGCAGAAAAAGACCCTACTCTCATTGCCAAACACCATCAAAAAGTCAAAAAATGGCTTACGTTTTACCTGGCCTTCTCCCTAGCCTTAATTCTTGGGCTTTCACGTTTGCCCACCAAACAGC of the Thermodesulfatator atlanticus DSM 21156 genome contains:
- a CDS encoding methylated-DNA--[protein]-cysteine S-methyltransferase, which encodes MMHFFSKTFELAEFSFTAIWDEKGRLWHLCFGGKPGLHFLKRLRKICPVEDFDTPPEGFTEGLNVELSLYLEGKHKKPRYPVFLLGTKFEKEVWQTLLEIPYGEVRTYSWLAQKIGKPKACRAVGGALARNPLPIFFPCHRIVSEKGLGGFSAGLQVKKKLLSLEGALSID
- a CDS encoding precorrin-2 dehydrogenase/sirohydrochlorin ferrochelatase family protein, whose amino-acid sequence is MAKYYPIFLKIEQKTCVVVGGGKVACRKIKSLLEAGARVRVIAPHVIDEIAKMAEEGRVELLKRPYQKGDLKGAVLVYAATDDPKVQEEVFSEAEELGIFCNVVDKPRLCSFIVPSLVKRGRLQLAISTSGASPALARRLREQLEQEFGPEYEEYLELMAKWREEILARDLSEEERRRIFEHLVLAPVPLWLKRGERHHVKSLAETFDLPFEE
- the deoC gene encoding deoxyribose-phosphate aldolase, whose product is MRKITSVKDLAKFIDLTLLSPTATASDIKKLCEGARRYEVAAICVAPTFVPLAKELLKDSPVKICTVVGFPLGFQITSVKAYEAREMAALGAQEIDFVINLRWVKEKRFEFISGEAQELRSALPETVLKAIIECGYLDQDEMAILVDTLAEAGIDYVKTSTGFGSRGATLEDVKFLHERAYGRIKVKAAGGIRTLKQALALIEAGAERLGTSAGLEILSEFEGQKSNTLPEVEVYVDGACLGNPGPGGFAAILKCQGQEKIVTGSEPHTTNNRMELLAAIKALESLKKPCKVVIYTDSRYVKDGITKWLPRWVKNNFRTSAGKPVKNQDLWKHLAELTTQHQVEWRWVEGHAGHPENERCDRLAREAAKKEQKS
- a CDS encoding UbiX family flavin prenyltransferase → MKKILVAITGASGSPYAIAFLELLQQKGIPCDIIISKAGEKVLPLETGLSVKDLSRFADKIFFEKEIAAPPASGSANYQAMVIIPCTMGTLAAIAQGFAKNLIARAADVMLKERRPLVLVVRETPFNQIHLKNMLAVSEAGAIIYPAMPAFYHRPKTLEEMIAFFANRLLEFLGFEVENLKRWRGIN
- a CDS encoding 4-hydroxybenzoate octaprenyltransferase, whose product is MWRKIRILLDMIKFEHTIFALPFAFTGAFLAAKGVPSAEKCLLILGAMVGARTAAMTFNRIVDLPFDAANPRTKERPLVTGAVKKTEAWCFFLISLGIFFACAAALNPLTFKLSPIAMVIVLAYSYTKRFTWLCHVFLGLAIGLAPLAGWIAVKPSFDTVPLVLSLAVLFWVAGFDILYACLDEEFDRKIGLKSIPAKFGKRKAFLFSAVFHAIAFGLFVLVGFLAHLSWIYFAGLLITLGLFIAQRVVISPDDLSRLNLSFFTFNGAISMVLFIAVVLDLLF
- the greA gene encoding transcription elongation factor GreA; translation: MERIPMTRQGYEELREELRRLQTQERQKVIKAIEEARAHGDLSENAEYHAAKEKQAHIEGRIQELSDRLARAEVVDIPKSPPSRVQFGVKVTLLNLDTDEEVTYQLVGPYESDVENGKISVTSPLGRALIGKEEGDEVEVQTPKGLRVYEVVKIEV
- a CDS encoding Lrp/AsnC family transcriptional regulator, which translates into the protein MLDELDKKLLEIIQDDFPLVSEPFREIGARVGISQEETLARLKKLKEQGILRHFGASIDSLRLGFVTTLCAVKAPQEEREAIAQKIAAHPEVTHCYLRKHPYNIWFTLVAKDWEAIERILKEIARETGLIPRHFPAEKMFKLKAVFKVS
- a CDS encoding DedA family protein, with product MLEPIVSFILRTTEQLGYPGIIILMALESSFFPFPSEVIIPPAAYLAAKGKMNIWLVIASGILGSLLGAWFNYYLALRLGRPALERLILRYGKFFFLPPDLLPKMERFFAEHGHVSTFVGRLIPGVRQYISLPAGLGRMNLPLFSFYTGLGAGIWVCVLAAAGYLLGAKEELLKEWLHRSSIFLMFFALLIVAVYVYFKRRKTIKT
- a CDS encoding FmdB family zinc ribbon protein, with translation MPIYEFVCKDCRHIFENLCFTEQDVKQTRCKRCGSKNVSKLVSTFSSRVGAGSGGSFSGGFSGGSTCGGLGGFS